A stretch of DNA from Thermodesulfobacteriota bacterium:
TTGTTCGGTCAGCCAGGCGCGCCAGTCGATCTGCAGCCAGCGCTTGGTCATGAGGTGGGCCGCGGTAACGCCCATGGAAACGAGTAGAATCACGGCGAAGATGGCCACCTGAATCAGCACGCGACGGACGTCCTTTTGCTCGAGCGCGTCCCAGAGCGCCCGGTTCCAGTAGTTGCCCCATATGGTAATGCCGACCTGGGACATGGTGAGCAGCAGGAGAAGGAGTGTCATGGCCCGGACTTTCAGGCGCCGTTCACAGTTCCAGTAAGGGCCGGCCAGGCGGAGTACCTGGCGCAGAAAATTTTTTCGGATGCCGGAAGCGGCATCCGGGGCGGCGTTCGGCTTCGGATCGGGTGTCGAATCAGTCATCGGATCAAATATAACCAATAGTAACAAAAGGATGTAACTGGATAAAAAAGCCTTTATTGTGGCCGTTATCTATAACAGGGCCGATTCTGCGTGTCAATGCCTGTTCCTGAAAGAAGGTGAAGACGGCGGGGCGGACAACGGAGGCAGGTGGCGTTTCTATCGGTTAAAACTTTAGCGCGCCTTGACCTCGAACCCAAATTCTAATTTTTAGAGATGCCCTTAAGCATTTCCTTCAGCTCGGCTTTGAGCTTTTTAATTTCTTCCCTGACCAGGACAGCCACCTCATCCAGAATTATCCGCCGGAAGGCTTCGGGGTTGAACTCCGGCGCCGTCTTTTTTTTCGTTTCCGTGGCAGATATTTTCACCTCCGCGGGGGGCTTCTTTATTTCCGGGGGTGTCTTCTTTGCCGCTGCGGGAGGTTTCTTCGCCACCGGTGCCGCTTTTGGGGGAGCCGGTTTTACGGGGGCGGGAGATCCTCCCGCTTCCCGCAAAGCGGCCAGCTTTTTCTTCAGCGCGATAAACTCCTGGATCTGTTTGCGCAGCCGGGCCTTTCGCTCCACTTCCGACATCCCGATCAGAAAGACGATGCGTTCCAGTTCATTGAAGAGTTCCCGCAGCAGGATGACGGATTCGGGATGGGATTTGCCTTTGCGTTTTTTGATGTATTTGCCGACAGCTTCCAGAAGCTGCAGAAACTTGATGATGGTCTTGTCGTCCTGATAGAATTGCTTGAGCCGGTCGAGTTCTTCGTTCAATTGCAGCAGGACTTCATCGGTGATTTCCCAGTCAATGGACCAGATAATGGTTTTGAGGGTGCGCAACGGAAAGGCGATGGAGGCGCCGTTTCTGGTTTTGGGGGGTTCATGCCACTCAAACAGCTCATCCGCGGATGCGCTGTCGCCGCCTGCCGGCTGTCCTTCCTTCCGTTTGGCCACGCCTTTTCCTCCTTGTGACGGCCTTTTTTCCGGTTCGTTGGTCAGGCTGTCAGCGCTTTCTTGATTTTGTTCACCGCCTCGCTCACAATCAGCCGCAGCAAGCCCAGCGTCATGTTGTTTCCGAAGATCGTGATGAGAAGAAATTTGTCGCCGACCAGGCTGAAGTGAATATTTTCCTTTTTCCCCTTATGGAACAGCATGGGAAAATCCGTTTCCCCCACGATGGTCGCCATGGCCTTTACCGCCGCGAAGCTTCCCGCTGCCAGGGCCGCCAGGGCATAGGCATCAAACCCTTTGCTGCCGTTATCCCATCGGGCAATGATATGGCCTGACATATCGATCAGCAGAACAAAATGAATGTCAACATTATTCAGGTCCTTCTGCAGGATGCTGTCAATCCGGTCCAGTTGTTCCTGGTAAAAAGCGGTAACGGCCATAAACGGATCCTAATTATTGTCCATAACCCCACGCCATATTCATGGCGTCAACTATTGCTGCATGTTCAACGATGGGAATATAAAAGACGTGTTTTAATCTGAAATTGTTTAGTAAATTATTTCCGGCCTGTCAATTGTTTTGTGGCCCGGCGGATTTCTGTCCAGATATTTCAGCAGGTTATGTCGACGGACGGTCGCCTGGCATGCTGATGAGACGGCAATGGCGGTTAAACAGAAGACGCCAGTCGGGCCGCGATAAACGACTTGATTTCATCACCGGTTTCCATCTTCAGGCAGGCTTGTAAAGCGGATTCCGCGTCCACCCGTCTGATAGACCGGATAAATGCCTTGGCCGCGGGGATGGCGGACGGCACCATGCTCAGGTGATCCGCGCCCATGCCGACAAACAGGAAAATGCATTCTCGGATCGAGGCAGCTTCGCCGCAGATGCAGGCCTGTTTTCCGTAACGCCGGCAGACCGACAGGATCTGGTCGACGGTCGCGATGACGGCCGGATGAAGGGCGTTGAAGTGGCGGGCCACCTTTTTGTTGTTGCGGTCCACGGCCAGCAGATACTGGACCAGGTCGTTGGTACCGATATTGACAAAGTCCGCGTAATGCAACAGCCGATCAAGGATGGGGACGGCGGCCGGCACTTCGACCATGATGCCGAGTTCGATGCCGCTGTCAAAACCAATGCCGGTGCTATCCAGGCGCTGTTT
This window harbors:
- a CDS encoding roadblock/LC7 domain-containing protein — its product is MAVTAFYQEQLDRIDSILQKDLNNVDIHFVLLIDMSGHIIARWDNGSKGFDAYALAALAAGSFAAVKAMATIVGETDFPMLFHKGKKENIHFSLVGDKFLLITIFGNNMTLGLLRLIVSEAVNKIKKALTA